From bacterium (Candidatus Blackallbacteria) CG13_big_fil_rev_8_21_14_2_50_49_14, a single genomic window includes:
- a CDS encoding prenyltransferase, which produces MRQAIRDTLHLLRLPFSFLLLPIYLLALSQAAVVNENQALWVAVILHLLVYPASNGYNSWVDRDTTPIGGLKAPPPPPKLLLYTTLVLDLLALAAALWIQPWFALGVGVYILASRAYSWEVTRLKQYPIGGFLTIFVFQGLLTYATVLLGIVPPAHWQELLSPHQAALAVAAASLIGGVYPLTQIYQHQEDAERGDRTLSQVLGYRGSFIFAGSFFALAGVILALNLKLQDFLLFSSFLLPVLAYFIYWAQKVWKNTQAASFEHTMRLNLLASACLNLCFGLMCLWRNG; this is translated from the coding sequence ATGCGACAAGCGATTCGTGATACCCTCCATCTTTTGCGTCTGCCTTTTTCGTTTCTGCTTCTGCCGATTTACCTGCTGGCCCTGAGCCAGGCTGCGGTCGTTAACGAAAACCAGGCCCTGTGGGTTGCTGTAATTTTGCACCTGTTGGTTTACCCGGCCAGCAATGGCTATAACAGCTGGGTCGACCGCGACACCACCCCGATTGGGGGGCTGAAAGCCCCGCCCCCGCCCCCCAAACTGCTGCTCTATACCACCCTGGTTTTGGACCTGCTGGCCCTGGCTGCTGCGCTCTGGATTCAGCCCTGGTTCGCCCTGGGGGTCGGGGTTTATATCCTCGCCTCACGGGCCTATAGCTGGGAAGTGACCCGCCTCAAGCAATACCCCATCGGGGGCTTTTTAACGATTTTTGTCTTTCAAGGCCTCTTGACCTATGCCACCGTCCTGCTGGGCATCGTGCCCCCGGCCCACTGGCAGGAGCTGCTCAGCCCGCATCAGGCCGCCCTGGCCGTGGCTGCCGCCAGCCTGATCGGGGGGGTTTACCCCCTGACTCAGATTTACCAACACCAGGAAGACGCCGAACGGGGAGATCGCACCTTGAGCCAAGTCTTGGGCTACCGTGGCAGTTTTATCTTTGCCGGAAGCTTTTTTGCTCTGGCAGGTGTTATACTGGCACTTAACCTGAAACTGCAAGATTTCTTACTTTTTTCAAGCTTTTTATTGCCCGTTTTAGCCTATTTTATCTACTGGGCTCAAAAGGTCTGGAAAAATACCCAAGCCGCCAGTTTTGAACATACCATGCGGCTGAACTTGCTGGCTTCTGCCTGTCTTAATCTGTGTTTTGGCCTGATGTGCCTTTGGAGGAATGGATGA
- a CDS encoding SAM-dependent methyltransferase → MILPDLRQRSQAQELLDAPELPQAELWRNLEELEIINRWLGGHRVTLQGLQRLIRDRQKTWKIVDIGCGGGDTLKAIAHWGQARGIKLQLTGVDLKPECLAFAQKACQGLEIKWICSDYRAIDSAYDIVLTSLFCHHLETAQLRQFLRWSQQSARHGLLINDLHRHPLAWGGIRLLTQLFSRSYLVKHDAPLSVWRGFERRELETLLAETGWKADLEWCWAFRYRVLGYV, encoded by the coding sequence ATGATACTGCCCGATTTACGTCAACGTTCACAGGCCCAGGAGCTGCTCGATGCTCCAGAACTGCCCCAGGCAGAACTCTGGCGCAATTTAGAAGAGCTTGAAATCATCAACCGCTGGTTGGGAGGGCACCGGGTCACCCTGCAAGGGCTGCAGCGCCTGATCCGCGATCGCCAAAAGACCTGGAAAATCGTAGATATTGGCTGCGGCGGAGGCGATACCCTCAAAGCCATTGCCCACTGGGGGCAGGCCAGGGGAATCAAGCTGCAATTGACGGGGGTCGATCTCAAGCCCGAATGTTTGGCTTTCGCCCAAAAAGCCTGCCAGGGTCTTGAAATTAAATGGATCTGCAGTGATTACCGCGCCATCGACAGCGCTTACGATATTGTCTTGACTTCTCTTTTTTGTCACCACCTCGAAACCGCCCAATTGCGGCAATTTTTACGCTGGAGTCAGCAATCTGCGCGACATGGCCTGCTGATCAATGATTTGCACCGCCACCCGCTGGCCTGGGGCGGCATTCGCCTGCTCACCCAGCTCTTTTCGCGCTCCTATCTGGTCAAACACGATGCGCCTCTCTCGGTTTGGCGGGGCTTTGAACGCCGGGAGCTTGAAACTTTGCTTGCCGAAACCGGCTGGAAGGCCGATTTAGAGTGGTGCTGGGCTTTTCGCTATCGGGTACTGGGCTATGTATGA
- a CDS encoding naringenin-chalcone synthase, protein MTYLVSLGTAVPAHAHAQETILEFMQALVPLPPLEQDRLAKMYARSGIQTRHSVIPDYGCPPQERRLYPPTQNLEPFPGLNQRMACFHQEALPLALNAVETCLERSSELKREKITHLIAITCTGLSAPGLDLMLLKELGLSPSTQRTGVHFMGCYAALHGLKMADAICRSQPDAVVLMVSVELCTLHFQKDPSPDNLAANLLFADGAAAALLCGAQARPAAPVLKLQNTASAVALEGWSDMAWDLSESGFLMRLSAYIPELLRQGISPLVERALETLSLRPQDIQHWAIHPGGRKILDVSEAVLAIPTLQASREILAEYGNMSSPTVLFVLDRLWQRYLDWSTPEHILAAAFGPGLTLETALFTSEP, encoded by the coding sequence ATGACGTATTTGGTCTCGCTCGGAACCGCAGTTCCAGCCCATGCCCATGCCCAAGAAACGATTCTGGAGTTTATGCAGGCCCTGGTGCCCTTGCCGCCCCTGGAACAGGATCGTCTGGCAAAGATGTACGCCCGCAGTGGCATTCAAACCCGCCACTCCGTGATTCCAGACTATGGCTGCCCTCCGCAGGAGCGTCGGCTCTATCCGCCCACACAGAATCTTGAACCTTTTCCGGGCCTGAACCAGCGCATGGCCTGCTTTCATCAGGAAGCCCTGCCCCTGGCCCTGAACGCCGTTGAAACCTGCCTTGAGCGCAGCAGCGAACTGAAACGCGAAAAGATCACCCACCTGATCGCCATTACCTGTACCGGGCTTTCAGCCCCCGGACTCGATCTGATGCTGCTCAAGGAATTGGGCCTCTCGCCCTCCACGCAACGCACCGGCGTGCATTTTATGGGCTGCTATGCTGCCCTGCATGGGCTGAAAATGGCAGATGCCATCTGTCGCAGCCAGCCCGACGCCGTGGTGCTGATGGTCAGTGTCGAACTCTGCACCCTGCATTTTCAGAAAGACCCCAGCCCAGATAATCTCGCTGCCAATCTGCTCTTTGCCGATGGGGCAGCCGCAGCCCTGCTCTGCGGAGCACAAGCCCGCCCGGCAGCCCCTGTGCTCAAGCTCCAGAATACAGCTTCGGCAGTGGCCCTGGAGGGCTGGTCAGACATGGCTTGGGATCTCTCCGAAAGTGGCTTTCTGATGCGTCTCAGTGCCTATATCCCCGAATTGCTGCGCCAGGGAATCTCCCCGCTGGTGGAAAGGGCTCTGGAAACCCTCTCTCTGCGCCCCCAGGATATTCAACACTGGGCCATTCACCCCGGCGGGCGTAAAATTCTCGATGTCAGTGAAGCAGTCTTAGCAATCCCCACACTCCAGGCTTCACGCGAAATTTTGGCCGAATACGGCAATATGTCGTCTCCCACCGTGCTCTTTGTGCTGGATCGGCTCTGGCAACGCTATCTTGACTGGTCAACCCCAGAACATATCCTGGCTGCTGCCTTCGGCCCAGGTCTGACCCTTGAAACTGCTCTGTTTACCAGCGAACCATGA